A window of Actinomadura viridis genomic DNA:
GACGGGCCTCCGGGGCCGGGAGAGGGCCCCGGAGGCGGGCGGAACCGTCAGAGCCAGATGCCGCGGATCCGTCCGACGGCCGACATCCGGCGCTCGGCGAGCCGGTCGGCGGCCACCGCGGGCGGCACCCCCTCCTCCGCCGCCAGCGCGAAGATCCGCCGGGTGGTCTCGAAGATCCCGCTCGCCCGGGACCGCGCCCGCTCGAAGTCGAAGCCCTCGATCTCGTCGGCCACCTGGATCACGCCGCCGGAGTTGACCACGTAGTCGGGGGCGTAGAGCACGCCGCGGTCGGCGAGCCGCTTCTCGATGCCCGCGTGCGCGAGCTGGTTGTTGGCGGCGCCGCACACCATCTTCGCGGTCAGCGCCGGGACGGTGTCGTCGTCCAGGGAGCCGCCGAGCGCGCACGGAGCGTACACGTCCAGCCCGGCCCGGATGAGGGCGGCGTTGTCGGCGACCACCTCGACCTCCGGGTGCAGGGTCTTCACCCGCTCCACGGCGGCCTCGCTGACATCGCAGATCACGACCTCGGCGCCGTCCTCGCGCAGATGCTCGACCAGCCGGTGGCCGACCTTGCCGACGCCCTCGACGCCGACGCGCCGGCCGCGCAGGGTGGGCGAACCCCAGAGCGTCTCGGCGGCGGCCCGCATGCCCTGGAAGACGCCGAACGCGGTCAGGATCGAGGAGTCCCCGGCGCCCCCGTGCTCGCGCGTGCGGCCCGTGACGAACCGGGACTCGCGCGCCACGACGTCCATGTCCTCGCTGTAGGTGCCGACGTCGCAGGCGGTGAAGTAGCGCCCGTTCAGCGACTGGACGAACCGCCCGTAGGCCCGCAGCAGCGGCTCGGACTTGTCGGTCGCCGGGTCGCCGATGATGACCGCCTTGCCGCCGCCGTGGTCGAGCCCGGCCAGGGCGTTCTTGTAGGCCATGCCGCGCGACAGGTTCAGCACGTCCGCCAGCGCCTCGTCCTCCGACCCGTACGGGTAGAAGCGGGTGCCGCCCAGCGCGGGGCCGAGCGCCGTGGAGTAGATCGCGATGATGGCGCGCAGCCCGCTGGCCTCGTCCTGGCAGAAGACGACCTGCTCGTGGTTGCCGAACCGGGACGTTCCGGCGGCGGGAGCGTCGCTCCCCTGATCCATGGGTCCTGTGCCCTTGTGAGGCGACCCGAAGACATTAGGCACGGTAGTGCCCTCCTCTCGTCTCGAGATCAGCCTAAGGGTGAGCCGGGTCACCTGTGTGCCGAGGTAACACGGGGATTCCGGTGGCGGTGAGATCCCGGGGTTCCGGCCGGGGTCGTGTCACCATGCGGGTGTGCTTCCGTACGCCGCGTACCTACGGGTTTACGAGCCGGTGACCGCCTTTCCCGAGCCGGCACGGACGCTCTGGTCGGCCTATGCCGACTCGCGCCGCCGCCCGCGGCGCATCCACGCGCTGGGCGCCGAGCACCTCCAGGCGAAGCGGCGCCTCGCGGGCCCCGTCCCCGTCCCCGTGCCCGAACGGGAGAGCGGCGACGCCTACATCCGCCGCTGGCGCGACACGGTCTACGTCTGCCCCTGGGAGACTCGGCT
This region includes:
- a CDS encoding Leu/Phe/Val dehydrogenase, with the translated sequence MPNVFGSPHKGTGPMDQGSDAPAAGTSRFGNHEQVVFCQDEASGLRAIIAIYSTALGPALGGTRFYPYGSEDEALADVLNLSRGMAYKNALAGLDHGGGKAVIIGDPATDKSEPLLRAYGRFVQSLNGRYFTACDVGTYSEDMDVVARESRFVTGRTREHGGAGDSSILTAFGVFQGMRAAAETLWGSPTLRGRRVGVEGVGKVGHRLVEHLREDGAEVVICDVSEAAVERVKTLHPEVEVVADNAALIRAGLDVYAPCALGGSLDDDTVPALTAKMVCGAANNQLAHAGIEKRLADRGVLYAPDYVVNSGGVIQVADEIEGFDFERARSRASGIFETTRRIFALAAEEGVPPAVAADRLAERRMSAVGRIRGIWL